In Roseofilum reptotaenium CS-1145, one genomic interval encodes:
- a CDS encoding YciI family protein: MPWFAKIESGIVDKATFDRYVPAHKAFVQDLVNKGHKARSGYWRRRGGGMLVFEAESWEEAEAIVEQDPLILNHCVTYDLYEWCIVVE; encoded by the coding sequence ATGCCTTGGTTTGCCAAAATCGAATCTGGAATCGTTGATAAAGCGACATTCGATCGATATGTTCCCGCCCACAAAGCCTTTGTTCAAGACCTCGTGAATAAAGGACATAAAGCCCGGAGTGGATATTGGCGCAGACGAGGCGGTGGCATGTTAGTATTTGAAGCCGAATCTTGGGAAGAAGCAGAGGCGATCGTTGAGCAAGATCCCTTGATTCTTAACCATTGTGTCACCTACGATCTCTATGAATGGTGTATTGTTGTTGAGTAA